Proteins found in one Campylobacter concisus genomic segment:
- a CDS encoding DUF6115 domain-containing protein: MEIYIFLGFGIVLAIIVALMLIKDSETNKKFARFERAIESVMQENFNLKKQISMLEGEAFKNSEQYEPLKKQIKENIDLQINEKIVPIIRAIKSIERVIDDFATEQKDRIVSLEERTRDINKIAPSVINEEEQILKMFKDGKSAAMIAKDLHVGMGRVEFVLKFHKLA, encoded by the coding sequence ATGGAAATTTATATTTTTTTAGGCTTTGGTATCGTTTTGGCGATAATAGTAGCTTTAATGTTGATAAAAGATAGTGAGACAAATAAAAAATTTGCGAGATTTGAGCGAGCGATAGAAAGCGTTATGCAAGAAAATTTCAATCTAAAAAAGCAAATTTCAATGCTTGAGGGCGAGGCGTTTAAAAATAGTGAACAATATGAGCCACTTAAAAAACAGATAAAAGAAAATATTGATTTGCAAATAAATGAGAAAATTGTGCCAATAATTCGTGCGATTAAGAGCATCGAGCGAGTAATTGATGATTTTGCGACAGAGCAAAAAGATAGGATAGTTAGTCTTGAAGAGCGAACAAGAGATATTAATAAAATCGCACCAAGCGTCATCAATGAAGAAGAGCAAATTTTAAAAATGTTTAAAGACGGAAAAAGTGCAGCGATGATTGCAAAAGACCTTCATGTTGGAATGGGGCGAGTCGAGTTTGTGCTTAAATTTCATAAATTAGCCTAA
- the moaA gene encoding GTP 3',8-cyclase MoaA, with protein sequence MLVDKYGRVVDYLRISVTQRCNFRCRYCMPTTPFSWTPRENLLTFEELFLFVKVAIDEGIKKIRITGGEPLVRKDLDVFIKMISDYNPDIDLALTTNGYMLSHFAKRLKDAGLKRINMSLDTLNEQKAKFIAQKSVLHEVLAGFEAAHDTGLKVKINTVALKGVNDDELVNLLEFAKFRDSQIRFIEYMENSHAKDDLKGLSSDEILKIISQKYNVTKDGKLPNAPASIYRLDDGYKFGIIDPHKHDFCESCNRIRLSAEGLLIPCLYFEEALSIKKAVEKGDIVAASEILRQVLANKPKENKWAIGASNETSSRAFYQTGG encoded by the coding sequence ATGCTAGTTGATAAATATGGTCGGGTTGTTGATTATTTAAGGATTTCTGTAACTCAGCGTTGCAACTTTAGGTGTAGGTATTGTATGCCTACAACGCCATTTAGCTGGACGCCAAGAGAGAATTTATTAACCTTTGAAGAGTTATTTTTATTTGTAAAAGTGGCTATTGATGAAGGTATAAAAAAGATAAGAATCACTGGTGGCGAACCGCTTGTACGTAAGGATTTGGACGTTTTTATAAAGATGATAAGTGATTATAATCCAGACATCGATCTAGCGCTTACTACAAATGGTTATATGCTTTCACACTTTGCCAAAAGGCTAAAAGATGCTGGACTAAAACGCATAAATATGTCACTTGATACGCTAAATGAGCAAAAGGCTAAATTTATTGCACAAAAAAGCGTTTTACACGAAGTTTTAGCTGGCTTTGAAGCAGCTCATGATACTGGATTAAAGGTAAAAATCAACACTGTTGCACTAAAAGGTGTAAATGATGATGAGCTTGTAAATTTGCTCGAGTTTGCTAAATTTAGAGATTCTCAGATCAGATTTATTGAGTATATGGAAAATTCACACGCAAAAGATGATCTAAAAGGGCTAAGTAGCGATGAAATTTTAAAAATCATCTCACAAAAATATAATGTCACAAAAGATGGAAAACTACCAAATGCGCCTGCGTCTATTTATAGACTTGATGATGGTTATAAATTTGGGATCATTGATCCACATAAGCACGATTTTTGCGAGAGCTGTAACCGCATCAGGCTAAGTGCTGAGGGACTTTTGATACCTTGCCTTTACTTTGAAGAGGCTCTTAGCATCAAAAAAGCAGTTGAAAAAGGTGATATTGTAGCTGCAAGTGAAATTTTAAGGCAAGTACTAGCAAACAAGCCAAAAGAGAACAAATGGGCGATAGGCGCTAGCAATGAAACCTCTTCGCGTGCCTTTTATCAAACTGGTGGTTGA
- a CDS encoding 7-carboxy-7-deazaguanine synthase QueE, whose amino-acid sequence MSKELELVEAFLSIQGEGAYQGRLAIFLRFLGCNLNCSGFGVQTKSLKTGESLLGCDSIRAVFKGHFNYKIYSVDEILGIVDNLCKGLMQKPIIVLTGGEPLIWHENENFINLVKKLLEDYEVHFETNGTILIDFAKYEIYKKCHFALGVKLANSGVSEQKRINLDAILAIKNNARSSFLKFVLSHFDKSELDEIINIKNRVDLPVWCMAIGANRAELNENALKTAEFAIKHGFNYSERIHIRLWSDKEGV is encoded by the coding sequence ATGAGCAAAGAGCTAGAGCTAGTTGAAGCGTTTTTAAGCATCCAAGGCGAGGGGGCTTACCAAGGCAGACTCGCCATATTTTTACGATTTTTAGGCTGTAACTTAAACTGCTCTGGCTTTGGCGTGCAAACAAAGTCTTTAAAAACCGGCGAAAGCTTACTAGGATGTGACAGTATAAGGGCTGTCTTTAAAGGGCATTTTAATTATAAAATTTATAGTGTAGATGAAATTTTAGGCATAGTTGATAACCTATGCAAAGGCTTAATGCAAAAGCCTATTATTGTTTTAACCGGTGGCGAGCCGCTCATCTGGCACGAAAATGAAAATTTTATAAATTTGGTAAAGAAATTGCTTGAAGATTATGAAGTGCATTTTGAGACAAATGGCACTATCTTAATTGATTTTGCTAAATATGAAATTTATAAAAAATGCCATTTTGCACTTGGTGTAAAGCTAGCAAATAGCGGAGTTAGCGAGCAAAAACGTATAAATTTAGACGCTATTTTGGCTATTAAAAATAATGCAAGAAGTAGCTTTTTAAAATTTGTCCTCTCGCACTTTGACAAAAGCGAGCTAGACGAAATTATAAATATAAAAAATAGAGTGGATTTGCCAGTTTGGTGTATGGCAATAGGGGCGAATAGAGCTGAGCTTAACGAAAATGCTTTAAAAACAGCAGAATTTGCCATAAAGCATGGATTTAATTATTCAGAGCGTATCCACATCAGGCTTTGGAGCGATAAAGAAGGTGTTTGA
- a CDS encoding 6-pyruvoyl trahydropterin synthase family protein, which translates to MIIRKLFRFENAHIVRFCSSKRCRTSIHGHSYVAEILLSSNFLDNAGMVYDFGLMKQNIKTIIDSFDHATTIFSGDNVEYKNDLKKHSARWIEIPLNPSAEQFCRIFFVLIERLLELSVMNNGEREVKLHSIIVHETDTGYAQCFKEDAINAQMGEIKLDEIKFSDAIIEEWEDKNLFEKMKNRLKIENPKDV; encoded by the coding sequence ATGATTATTAGAAAGCTTTTTAGATTTGAAAATGCACATATTGTGAGATTTTGCAGCTCAAAGCGTTGTAGGACTAGTATCCACGGGCACAGCTATGTGGCTGAAATTTTACTTAGCTCAAATTTTCTTGATAACGCCGGCATGGTTTATGATTTTGGCTTAATGAAGCAAAACATAAAAACGATCATTGATAGTTTTGATCACGCTACGACAATATTTTCAGGCGATAATGTTGAGTATAAAAATGATCTAAAAAAGCACTCGGCAAGATGGATCGAGATCCCACTAAATCCAAGTGCAGAGCAGTTTTGCCGCATATTTTTTGTACTCATAGAAAGACTACTTGAGCTTAGTGTGATGAACAACGGTGAGCGTGAAGTGAAGCTTCATAGCATTATCGTGCATGAGACTGATACAGGCTATGCACAGTGCTTTAAAGAGGACGCCATAAATGCGCAAATGGGCGAGATAAAGCTAGATGAGATAAAATTTTCAGATGCTATCATAGAAGAGTGGGAAGATAAAAATTTATTCGAGAAGATGAAAAATAGGTTAAAAATAGAAAATCCAAAGGACGTTTGA
- a CDS encoding 16S rRNA (uracil(1498)-N(3))-methyltransferase, with amino-acid sequence MKFLYDKNAGNESLKIVNEAFLHLKARRMQAGERISVRNLRDFKEYIYEIDEIDRRSASLSLVFASLNGEQKFDFTIAWAIVDPKTIEKTLPFLNELGVGKIAFVYTKFSQANFKIDIERLNYINALSCEQCGRTSLMEFEVYKNLDELMSVYKNVSAINFGGKSLNEKKDDELLIIGPEGGFSEDETAKFKNSYCLNTKNILRSQTAVISVAAKFLA; translated from the coding sequence ATGAAATTTTTATATGATAAAAATGCAGGTAATGAAAGCTTAAAGATAGTAAATGAAGCCTTTTTGCACCTAAAAGCTAGAAGAATGCAAGCTGGTGAGCGAATAAGTGTTAGAAATTTACGAGATTTTAAAGAGTATATTTATGAAATTGATGAGATTGATAGGCGAAGTGCGAGCTTAAGTCTTGTCTTTGCCAGCTTAAATGGCGAGCAAAAATTCGACTTTACGATCGCTTGGGCTATCGTCGATCCAAAGACGATTGAAAAGACATTGCCATTTTTAAACGAACTTGGTGTTGGTAAAATAGCTTTTGTCTATACTAAATTTTCTCAGGCAAATTTTAAGATAGATATCGAGAGGCTAAACTACATAAATGCTCTCTCTTGCGAGCAGTGTGGGCGAACTTCACTAATGGAGTTTGAAGTTTATAAAAATTTGGACGAGCTAATGAGTGTTTATAAAAATGTCTCAGCTATAAATTTTGGTGGTAAAAGTTTAAATGAGAAAAAAGATGATGAGCTTTTAATAATCGGTCCAGAGGGTGGATTTAGCGAGGATGAGACGGCTAAATTTAAAAATAGCTACTGCCTAAATACTAAAAATATCTTAAGATCACAGACTGCGGTTATCTCAGTAGCGGCAAAATTCCTAGCTTAA
- the rpmE gene encoding 50S ribosomal protein L31, translating into MKKDIHPEYVDCTVTCACGNTFKTKSNKSEIRIDICDKCHPFFTGSEKIVDSAGRVEKFKKKYAQK; encoded by the coding sequence ATGAAAAAAGATATCCATCCAGAATACGTAGATTGCACTGTAACTTGTGCTTGCGGAAACACTTTTAAAACAAAGTCAAACAAAAGCGAGATCAGGATTGACATTTGCGACAAGTGCCACCCATTTTTCACAGGCAGCGAAAAGATAGTTGATAGTGCTGGCCGTGTTGAGAAATTTAAGAAAAAATACGCTCAAAAATAA
- the rsmI gene encoding 16S rRNA (cytidine(1402)-2'-O)-methyltransferase: protein MLYFIPTPIGNLEDISLRAIRILRECEIAICEDTRVCKSLINLLNERFDASINISKFIPLHTHNEDDFFTNLSDDFFSRNVAYMSDAGMPGISDPGVSLVRYAQKNDIKYEILSGANAALLSVVASGLCDKEFVFLGFLPNTGRDRALAIQNALNLAYPAVIYESPKRILGLVQSIANLEPEREIFAIKEATKKFESKFKDSAKNLVQILEKANLSGEWAIVISKSDKTATQNITKDEILLLDLAPKVKAKLLNKITGEDVKKIYDELTKA, encoded by the coding sequence TTGCTCTACTTTATTCCTACTCCAATAGGAAATTTAGAAGATATCTCGCTTCGTGCGATTAGAATTTTGCGTGAATGCGAGATAGCTATTTGCGAAGATACAAGAGTCTGCAAAAGTCTTATAAACTTGCTAAATGAACGTTTTGACGCAAGTATAAATATATCAAAATTTATTCCACTTCACACCCATAACGAAGATGACTTTTTCACAAATTTAAGTGATGATTTTTTTAGCAGAAATGTAGCCTACATGAGCGATGCTGGTATGCCAGGTATCAGCGATCCTGGAGTAAGTCTAGTAAGATACGCTCAAAAAAATGATATCAAATACGAAATTTTAAGCGGAGCAAACGCCGCACTTCTAAGCGTGGTCGCAAGCGGGCTTTGCGATAAAGAATTTGTTTTCCTAGGCTTTTTACCAAATACCGGCAGAGACAGAGCTTTAGCTATACAAAATGCTTTAAATTTAGCCTATCCAGCCGTGATCTATGAAAGCCCAAAACGCATACTAGGCTTAGTACAAAGTATCGCAAATCTAGAGCCTGAGAGAGAAATTTTTGCCATAAAAGAGGCCACAAAAAAATTTGAGAGTAAGTTTAAAGATAGTGCTAAAAATTTAGTCCAAATTTTAGAAAAAGCAAATTTAAGTGGAGAGTGGGCGATTGTCATCTCAAAAAGTGACAAAACAGCCACTCAAAATATCACAAAAGATGAGATACTTTTGCTTGATCTTGCTCCAAAAGTAAAAGCAAAATTGCTTAACAAAATAACTGGAGAAGATGTAAAAAAGATATATGATGAACTTACGAAAGCTTAA
- the rlmB gene encoding 23S rRNA (guanosine(2251)-2'-O)-methyltransferase RlmB yields the protein MIIYGKQLFLHILNKRPQILEEIYLSKECDKKLFYKICGTGKKIIRVDNQKAQSLARGGNHQGFLANVSEFEFSDITELKKLNFIAILYGISDVGNIGAIARSAYALGCEGLVIVAKSINMQGVLRSSSGAAYEIPIAIFEDGLSLLNELKQFGFKIYATASNGKNVKEMKFAGKRALVMGSEGEGIPQKALAKCDECIGIKLKEGWDSLNVSAAFAIICDRMIDE from the coding sequence ATGATAATATACGGAAAACAACTATTTTTACATATTTTGAACAAGCGACCACAGATATTAGAAGAGATATATCTATCAAAAGAGTGTGACAAAAAACTCTTCTATAAAATTTGTGGTACGGGCAAAAAAATTATTCGCGTGGATAATCAAAAAGCGCAGTCTTTAGCTCGCGGTGGAAACCATCAAGGTTTTTTAGCGAATGTTAGTGAGTTTGAATTTTCAGATATTACTGAGCTTAAAAAGCTAAATTTTATCGCCATTCTTTACGGCATAAGCGATGTTGGCAATATCGGTGCTATCGCTAGAAGTGCTTATGCTCTAGGCTGCGAAGGTCTTGTGATAGTGGCAAAAAGTATAAATATGCAAGGCGTTTTAAGATCAAGTAGCGGCGCTGCCTATGAGATACCAATAGCGATTTTTGAAGATGGGCTTAGTTTGCTAAATGAACTAAAGCAATTTGGCTTTAAAATTTATGCAACAGCAAGTAATGGAAAAAACGTAAAAGAGATGAAGTTTGCCGGTAAAAGAGCTTTGGTGATGGGCTCAGAGGGCGAAGGCATACCGCAAAAAGCTCTAGCAAAGTGTGATGAGTGTATTGGTATAAAGTTAAAAGAGGGCTGGGACTCCTTAAATGTAAGTGCAGCTTTTGCAATAATTTGTGACAGGATGATAGATGAATGA
- a CDS encoding phosphatidylglycerophosphate synthase, translating into MNELENLKEIGIKEISRKTHIEPTFLQYIFDKNFEKLSRLNIRGYAKILQREYDVDLSELLAEYDAFMQENTPDESHKTKVTPKISSYTPKDITIQKQSGSGGAGFLFWLIILAIIAGGAYHFDAYKYIENFLSFLNDENKSVSYSQSSIVNEVKKNIIDTNITISQNSPKIEANISNVKISAPVEQNVTTSPANMEQNAVKPSMVAQPAPKIEQNITKPLNEAVITPKQRVWIGIINLENGQKVSNDTSKSININLDQRQLVVCGNGNIELKIGDKVTKYNPSRPARFLVENGEMKFVSYDEFVELNKGKSW; encoded by the coding sequence ATGAATGAATTAGAGAATTTAAAAGAGATAGGTATAAAGGAAATTTCACGTAAAACGCATATTGAGCCTACATTTTTACAATATATTTTTGATAAAAATTTTGAAAAATTATCACGTTTAAACATTAGAGGTTATGCCAAAATTTTACAACGTGAATATGATGTTGATTTGAGCGAATTGCTCGCTGAATATGATGCCTTTATGCAAGAAAACACTCCAGATGAGAGTCACAAAACTAAAGTTACTCCAAAAATTTCTTCTTACACTCCAAAAGATATTACCATACAAAAACAAAGCGGTAGTGGCGGTGCTGGATTTTTATTTTGGCTCATCATTTTAGCTATTATCGCTGGTGGGGCATATCATTTTGATGCTTACAAATATATCGAGAATTTTTTATCGTTTTTAAATGACGAGAATAAAAGCGTGAGCTATTCGCAGTCAAGTATAGTAAATGAGGTGAAGAAAAATATCATCGATACAAATATCACCATCTCTCAAAATAGCCCTAAAATAGAAGCAAACATATCAAACGTAAAAATTTCAGCTCCAGTTGAGCAAAATGTGACAACAAGTCCTGCAAACATGGAGCAAAATGCTGTGAAGCCAAGCATGGTAGCTCAGCCAGCTCCTAAGATAGAGCAAAACATTACAAAGCCACTAAATGAGGCGGTCATTACACCAAAACAACGTGTCTGGATAGGGATAATTAATCTTGAAAATGGTCAAAAAGTATCAAACGACACAAGTAAAAGCATAAATATAAATTTAGACCAAAGACAGCTTGTGGTTTGTGGAAATGGCAACATTGAGCTAAAGATCGGCGATAAGGTGACAAAATATAATCCAAGCCGTCCAGCTAGATTTTTAGTAGAAAATGGAGAGATGAAATTTGTGAGCTATGATGAGTTTGTAGAACTTAACAAGGGTAAATCTTGGTAA
- a CDS encoding LL-diaminopimelate aminotransferase — protein sequence MFDEIRFNTIERLPNYVFAEVNAIKMAARRAGEDIIDFSMGNPEGRTPQHIVDKLCESAQKDKTHGYSASAGIYKLRLAICNWYKRKYGVNLDPDTEAVATMGSKEGFVHLAQAVINPGDVAIVPDPAYPIHTQAFLFAGGSVAKMPLHYNDKFELDENKFFENLIQTIHASSPKPKYVVVNFPHNPTTVTVQKSFYERLVSIAKQERFYVISDIAYADLTFDGYKTPSIFEVDGAKDVAVECYTLSKSYNMAGWRVGFMCGNKRLCAALKKIKSWVDYGMFTPIQVAATVALDGDQSCVEEIRQIYEKRRDVMIEAFAQAGWELKKPSSSMFIWAKLPPKVSHLGSLEFSKQLLTKASVAVSPGIGFGEGGNDYVRLALIENENRIRQAARNIKKYLKEFE from the coding sequence GTGTTTGATGAGATAAGATTTAATACAATTGAGCGTTTGCCAAACTACGTTTTTGCCGAAGTAAATGCGATAAAAATGGCTGCACGAAGAGCTGGCGAGGACATCATCGACTTTTCTATGGGTAATCCTGAGGGCAGAACGCCACAGCACATCGTCGATAAACTATGCGAAAGCGCGCAAAAGGACAAGACTCACGGCTACTCAGCCAGTGCTGGAATTTACAAGCTCCGCCTTGCCATTTGCAACTGGTACAAAAGAAAATACGGCGTAAATTTAGACCCAGACACTGAGGCAGTCGCTACGATGGGTAGCAAAGAGGGCTTTGTTCACCTAGCTCAAGCCGTGATAAACCCAGGCGATGTGGCTATCGTGCCTGACCCTGCTTATCCGATACACACGCAAGCGTTTTTATTTGCTGGCGGAAGTGTCGCAAAGATGCCGCTTCACTATAATGATAAATTTGAACTAGATGAGAATAAATTTTTTGAAAATTTGATCCAGACTATACACGCTAGCTCACCAAAGCCAAAATATGTAGTCGTAAATTTTCCTCACAATCCAACGACCGTAACCGTGCAAAAGAGCTTTTACGAGCGCCTTGTAAGCATTGCAAAGCAAGAGAGATTTTACGTTATCTCTGACATCGCCTACGCTGATCTTACGTTTGATGGCTACAAAACGCCAAGTATCTTTGAGGTTGATGGTGCAAAAGACGTTGCAGTCGAGTGCTATACACTTTCAAAAAGCTACAATATGGCTGGCTGGAGAGTCGGCTTTATGTGCGGAAATAAAAGGCTTTGTGCGGCACTTAAAAAGATAAAATCATGGGTTGATTATGGCATGTTTACGCCGATCCAGGTGGCTGCCACAGTCGCACTTGATGGCGATCAAAGCTGTGTTGAAGAGATACGCCAAATTTATGAAAAAAGAAGAGATGTGATGATAGAGGCCTTTGCCCAGGCTGGCTGGGAGCTTAAAAAACCAAGCTCAAGTATGTTTATCTGGGCGAAACTTCCGCCAAAGGTTAGCCATCTGGGCAGCCTTGAGTTTTCAAAGCAGCTTCTTACAAAGGCGTCAGTCGCAGTTAGTCCTGGTATTGGTTTTGGCGAGGGCGGAAACGACTATGTGCGTCTAGCTCTTATCGAAAACGAAAATAGAATAAGACAAGCAGCAAGAAATATAAAAAAATATTTGAAAGAATTTGAATGA
- a CDS encoding homoserine dehydrogenase, protein MNVAILGVGTVGESVAKILLKNKKLIAARSGEEIVPVIGVVRNLNKKRDVGIPLTDDINSVINRDDIDVFVELMGGVEEPFRVVSEILKRKKAVVTANKALLAYHRYALQNLAKNIPFGFEASVAGGIPIIRALREGLSANHIVSINGILNGTSNFILTSMMDEGSNFKDALKKAQELGYAEADPTFDVGGFDTAHKLLILASIAYGVHGDPEDILIEGIQGITPEDIFFAKDFEYSIKLLAIAKKSEGKIELRVHPALVPQNKMIAKASGVTNAISVVGEVVGETMYYGPGAGGDATASAVISDLIDIARDSKSPMLGYKAPFELNTLELLDRDRIKTKYYFRLKVEDKMGVLAKITNLMSENNLSIDSILQKPKDESEFAVLFFTTHTSLEADVRRTIEILKEQEYIKEEPFMMRIEE, encoded by the coding sequence ATGAATGTAGCGATATTGGGCGTTGGAACCGTTGGCGAGTCAGTTGCTAAAATTTTGCTAAAAAACAAAAAGCTAATCGCAGCAAGAAGTGGCGAGGAGATAGTGCCAGTCATCGGAGTGGTCAGAAATTTAAATAAAAAAAGAGACGTTGGCATCCCTTTGACTGACGATATAAATAGCGTTATAAACCGCGATGATATCGACGTTTTTGTCGAGCTTATGGGCGGAGTTGAAGAGCCTTTTAGGGTTGTGAGTGAAATTTTAAAGCGAAAAAAAGCAGTCGTAACAGCGAACAAAGCACTCCTTGCCTATCATAGATACGCCCTACAAAATTTAGCCAAAAATATACCATTTGGCTTTGAAGCAAGTGTGGCTGGTGGCATACCGATCATTAGAGCCTTAAGGGAAGGCTTAAGCGCAAACCATATCGTTAGTATAAATGGCATACTAAACGGAACTAGTAACTTTATCCTAACCTCGATGATGGACGAGGGTTCAAATTTTAAAGACGCTCTTAAAAAGGCGCAAGAGCTTGGATACGCTGAGGCTGATCCTACTTTTGATGTGGGTGGCTTTGATACGGCTCATAAGCTACTTATCTTAGCAAGCATCGCATACGGTGTGCACGGCGATCCAGAGGATATTTTGATCGAAGGAATACAAGGTATTACGCCTGAAGATATATTTTTCGCAAAAGATTTCGAATACTCAATAAAACTTCTAGCAATTGCCAAAAAAAGCGAGGGTAAAATCGAACTACGCGTACATCCAGCGCTTGTGCCACAAAATAAAATGATAGCAAAGGCAAGTGGCGTAACAAATGCGATCAGTGTCGTTGGCGAGGTCGTTGGCGAGACGATGTACTATGGACCTGGAGCTGGCGGCGACGCAACGGCAAGCGCGGTGATCAGTGATCTCATAGACATCGCAAGAGATAGCAAATCGCCAATGCTTGGATATAAAGCACCGTTTGAATTAAATACGCTTGAGCTACTTGACCGCGATAGGATAAAGACAAAGTATTACTTTAGATTAAAAGTCGAAGATAAAATGGGTGTGCTAGCAAAGATTACAAATTTAATGAGCGAAAATAATTTATCGATTGATAGCATACTTCAAAAACCAAAAGATGAGAGCGAATTTGCGGTATTGTTTTTTACGACACATACGAGTCTTGAGGCTGATGTAAGAAGGACAATTGAAATTTTAAAAGAGCAAGAGTATATAAAAGAAGAGCCATTTATGATGAGGATCGAGGAGTAA
- a CDS encoding YraN family protein, with product MGLKEYLFGKSSEDRACEFLQKLGFVILERNFHSKFGEIDIIALSSDKILHFIEVKATNGEYEAEYRLNKAKYIKILKTINFYMMKNEPNRDFQVDLLIIKNENLELIENISL from the coding sequence TTGGGGCTAAAAGAGTATCTCTTTGGTAAAAGCTCGGAAGATAGGGCGTGTGAATTTTTACAAAAGCTTGGTTTTGTCATTTTAGAGAGAAATTTTCACTCTAAATTTGGTGAGATCGACATTATCGCGCTAAGTAGTGATAAAATTTTGCACTTTATAGAGGTAAAAGCAACTAACGGAGAATACGAGGCAGAATATAGACTAAATAAGGCAAAATATATAAAAATTTTAAAAACTATAAATTTTTATATGATGAAAAATGAGCCAAATAGAGATTTTCAAGTCGATTTACTAATTATAAAAAATGAAAATTTAGAATTGATAGAAAATATTAGTTTATAA
- the trxA gene encoding thioredoxin, translating into MGKYIELTKENFDVTKEGVALVDFWAPWCGPCRMLAPVIEELAEDFDGKAKICKVNTDEVQDLAVEFGIRSIPTLLFFKNGELVEQMVGAQSKQALTDKLNSLL; encoded by the coding sequence ATGGGAAAATACATCGAACTTACAAAAGAAAATTTTGATGTTACAAAAGAAGGCGTTGCTTTAGTAGACTTTTGGGCTCCATGGTGCGGACCTTGCCGTATGCTAGCTCCAGTGATCGAAGAACTTGCTGAAGACTTTGACGGTAAAGCAAAAATTTGCAAGGTAAATACTGACGAAGTGCAAGATCTTGCAGTTGAGTTTGGCATCAGATCGATCCCAACATTGTTATTTTTCAAAAATGGCGAGCTAGTTGAACAAATGGTCGGTGCACAGTCAAAACAAGCCTTAACTGACAAATTAAATTCGCTTCTTTAA
- a CDS encoding NAD(P)/FAD-dependent oxidoreductase yields the protein MLDLAIIGGGPAGLSAGLYATRGGLKNVVMFEKGEPGGQITSSSEIENYPGQKAPGESGFDFMSTWWKQCSAFGLVHKWANVVGVRKNSDGSFEILLEGGNSEQAKAVIVATGSTPRRAGFKGEDEFFGKGVSTCATCDGFFYKNKEVAVLGGGDTAVEEALYLANICSKVYLIHRRDEFRAAPTTVEKAKKNEKIEFITSATIKEALGDKMGLTKIVLDTKNGERVLDVPGIFTFVGLNVNNEILKDENGKFICEMVDGGQVKTNLKMQTSLKGLFVAGDIREDAPKQVIVAAGDGAVAALSAMSYIESLH from the coding sequence ATGCTTGATTTAGCGATCATCGGAGGCGGTCCAGCAGGACTAAGCGCCGGACTTTACGCCACTAGAGGCGGACTAAAAAATGTTGTAATGTTTGAAAAAGGCGAGCCTGGCGGTCAGATCACCTCTAGCTCAGAGATAGAAAACTACCCAGGCCAAAAAGCCCCTGGCGAGAGTGGTTTTGACTTTATGAGCACTTGGTGGAAGCAGTGCAGTGCATTTGGGCTAGTTCACAAGTGGGCAAACGTCGTTGGCGTTAGAAAAAATAGCGACGGCAGCTTTGAAATTTTACTTGAAGGTGGTAATAGTGAGCAGGCAAAAGCGGTTATCGTAGCGACTGGCTCAACTCCAAGACGTGCTGGCTTTAAAGGCGAGGACGAGTTCTTTGGCAAAGGCGTAAGCACATGTGCGACATGCGATGGCTTCTTTTATAAAAATAAAGAGGTAGCTGTCCTTGGCGGTGGTGATACAGCTGTTGAAGAGGCACTTTATCTAGCAAATATCTGCTCAAAAGTCTATCTTATCCATAGACGTGACGAGTTTAGAGCAGCACCTACGACCGTTGAAAAAGCTAAAAAAAATGAAAAGATCGAATTTATAACAAGTGCAACGATAAAAGAGGCGCTTGGCGATAAAATGGGCCTAACAAAGATTGTGCTTGATACCAAAAATGGCGAGCGCGTGCTTGATGTGCCTGGCATTTTCACCTTCGTAGGACTAAATGTAAATAACGAAATTTTAAAAGATGAAAATGGCAAATTTATCTGCGAAATGGTTGATGGTGGACAGGTTAAGACAAACCTTAAGATGCAAACCAGCCTAAAAGGGCTCTTTGTAGCAGGCGACATCAGAGAGGACGCTCCAAAGCAAGTCATCGTAGCAGCAGGTGATGGCGCAGTGGCTGCACTTAGCGCTATGAGCTACATAGAAAGCTTGCATTAA